In Halococcus salsus, the DNA window CACCGTTGACGTCGCTCACTGCAGTGATGGTTGCTCCCCAACTATCGAGCAATCGAGCAGCATTTGCACCGACACTTCCGAACCCTTGTACAGCAACTGATGTCTCTTTTAGCGGACGATCGTAGTAATCACAGACCTCTCGGGTGATGATCGCAACACTTCGACCAGGTGCTTCTTCCCGCCCATAGCTTCCGCCAATGACTGGTGGCTTGCCGGTGACAACACCTGGCGAGGTTTCTCCCTGTTGCATACTATATGCATCCATGAGCCATCCCATCGTCTGAGCATCAGTTCCCATATCAGGCGCTGGAATATCCTGCATGGGACCGGTGCTCTCCCGGAGCTCCTGCGCTAATCGACGAGTCAACCGCTCCTTTTCACCTTCGCTCAAAGACTTGGGGTTGACAACGACACCACCCTTCGCGCCGCCGAATGGAAGATCCATGACCGCGGTTTTCCATGTCATCCACATCGCTAAGCCAGTGCATTCTGCCTCGCTGACTCCAGGATGATAGCGGAGACCTCCTTTGTAGGGACCGCGGACGCTGT includes these proteins:
- the gdhB gene encoding glutamate dehydrogenase GdhB; the protein is SVRGPYKGGLRYHPGVSEAECTGLAMWMTWKTAVMDLPFGGAKGGVVVNPKSLSEGEKERLTRRLAQELRESTGPMQDIPAPDMGTDAQTMGWLMDAYSMQQGETSPGVVTGKPPVIGGSYGREEAPGRSVAIITREVCDYYDRPLKETSVAVQGFGSVGANAARLLDSWGATITAVSDVNGVAYDADGVDVQRIPSHDEEPEAVTKHANEILPAAELFEVDVDVLIPAAIGNVITQDNADTLQANIVVEGANGPTTSRGDEILRGRDIPVIPDILANAGGVTVSYFEWLQDINRRQWSLEQVNNELEKEMMRAWNKVRAEVEKRDVSWRDAAYIVALSRLAEAHEARGLWP